Proteins encoded in a region of the Podarcis muralis chromosome 4, rPodMur119.hap1.1, whole genome shotgun sequence genome:
- the EDAR gene encoding tumor necrosis factor receptor superfamily member EDAR isoform X1 produces the protein MEERNEGSRTMVIYQDNMLHMGECKWSQMFPFIMASLVYSANAEYSNCGENEYYNQTTGMCHDCPQCEPGEEPYMTCGYGTRDDGYGCVPCPLEKFSKGGYQICRRHKDCEGFFRATVMTPGDQENDAECGPCLPGYYMLENRPRNIYGMVCYSCSLAPPNTKECAGVTSGVSASFPITSGTSTHSPFQHVHKGDLSSQGHLATALIIAMSTIFIMAIAIVLIIMFYIVKTKTSAQACCTSHSVKTVEAQANMQGEKKEVQENVVIFSEKDEFGKLTATPAKVVKSENDASSENERLLSRSMDSDEEAAIDKQGTPELCLLSLVHLARDKSSTNNKSTGIQSRRKKILDLYANVCSVAEGLSPTELPFDCLEKTSRMLSSTYNTEKAIVKTWRHLAESFGLKRDEIGGMTDGMQLFDRISTAGYSIPELLTKLVQIERLDAVESLCADILEWAQEIPKPDPVVAS, from the exons GTAATTTATCAGGATAATATGCTGCACATGGGAGAATGTAAATGGAGTCAAATGTTTCCTTTTATCATG GCGTCACTTGTTTATTCTGCTAATGCCGAATATTCCAACTGTGGCGAAAATGAGTACTACAACCAGACTACCGGAATGTGCCACGATTGCCCGCAATGTGAGCCAGGAGAAGAACCTTATATG ACGTGTGGCTACGGCACCAGAGACGATGGTTACGGCTGTGTTCCTTGTCCGTTGGAGAAGTTTTCTAAAGGCGGGTACCAGATATGTAGGAGGCACAAGGACTGCGAGGGATTCTTTCGGGCAACAGTTATGACACCTGGAGATCAAGAGAATGATGCAGAATGTGGGCCTTGCCTCCCTGG TTACTACATGCTAGAAAACAGACCGCGGAATATCTATGGGATGGTTTGCTACTCCTGCTCCCTGGCACCTCCCAACACAAAAGAGT GTGCAGGCGTTACCTCTGGTGTGTCAGCCAGTTTCCCAATTACTTCTGGAACAAGTACCCATTCTCCTTTCCAGCATGTGCACAAAG GAGACCTTTCCAGTCAAGGACACCTCGCAACGGCTCTTATCATTGCCATGTCAACTATTTTCATAATGGCAATCGCTATTGTCCTGATCATCATGTTTTACATTGTGAAAACGAAAACTTCGGCTCAAG CTTGCTGTACCAGCCATTCCGTGAAGACCGTAGAAGCCCAGGCCAATATGCAGGGAGAAAAAAAAGAAGTACAAG aaaATGTGGTGATTTTCTCAGAGAAAGATGAGTTTGGAAAATTAACTGCAACTCCAGCGAAGGTTGTCAAGAG tgaaAATGATGCTTCTTCAGAGAATGAGAGGCTTTTAAGTCGTAGTATGGACAGCGACGAAGAAGCTGCGATTGACAAGCAAGGGACGCCGGAATTGTGCTTGTTGTCCCTCGTCCATTTGGCCAGAGATAAATCTTCCACAAACAACAAATCCACTGGC atACAAAGCCGGCGGAAAAAGATACTTGATCTGTATGCCAACGTATGCAGCGTTGCAGAAG GCCTCAGTCCCACAGAGCTCCCGTTCGACTGTCTGGAGAAGACCAGCAGGATGCTCAGCTCCACGTACAACACCGAAAAAGCCATTGTGAAGACCTGGCGCCACCTCGCCGAGAGCTTTGGACTGAAGCGTGACGAAATAGGTGGCATGACCGACGGCATGCAGCTCTTTGACCGCATCAGCACAGCAGGCTACAGCATTCCAGAACTGCTAACAAAACTAGTGCAGATTGAGAGGCTAGATGCCGTGGAGTCCCTTTGCGCGGATATCTTGGAGTGGGCCCAAGAGATACCTAAACCTGATCCGGTGGTGGCCTCGTGA
- the EDAR gene encoding tumor necrosis factor receptor superfamily member EDAR isoform X2, translating into MLHMGECKWSQMFPFIMASLVYSANAEYSNCGENEYYNQTTGMCHDCPQCEPGEEPYMTCGYGTRDDGYGCVPCPLEKFSKGGYQICRRHKDCEGFFRATVMTPGDQENDAECGPCLPGYYMLENRPRNIYGMVCYSCSLAPPNTKECAGVTSGVSASFPITSGTSTHSPFQHVHKGDLSSQGHLATALIIAMSTIFIMAIAIVLIIMFYIVKTKTSAQACCTSHSVKTVEAQANMQGEKKEVQENVVIFSEKDEFGKLTATPAKVVKSENDASSENERLLSRSMDSDEEAAIDKQGTPELCLLSLVHLARDKSSTNNKSTGIQSRRKKILDLYANVCSVAEGLSPTELPFDCLEKTSRMLSSTYNTEKAIVKTWRHLAESFGLKRDEIGGMTDGMQLFDRISTAGYSIPELLTKLVQIERLDAVESLCADILEWAQEIPKPDPVVAS; encoded by the exons ATGCTGCACATGGGAGAATGTAAATGGAGTCAAATGTTTCCTTTTATCATG GCGTCACTTGTTTATTCTGCTAATGCCGAATATTCCAACTGTGGCGAAAATGAGTACTACAACCAGACTACCGGAATGTGCCACGATTGCCCGCAATGTGAGCCAGGAGAAGAACCTTATATG ACGTGTGGCTACGGCACCAGAGACGATGGTTACGGCTGTGTTCCTTGTCCGTTGGAGAAGTTTTCTAAAGGCGGGTACCAGATATGTAGGAGGCACAAGGACTGCGAGGGATTCTTTCGGGCAACAGTTATGACACCTGGAGATCAAGAGAATGATGCAGAATGTGGGCCTTGCCTCCCTGG TTACTACATGCTAGAAAACAGACCGCGGAATATCTATGGGATGGTTTGCTACTCCTGCTCCCTGGCACCTCCCAACACAAAAGAGT GTGCAGGCGTTACCTCTGGTGTGTCAGCCAGTTTCCCAATTACTTCTGGAACAAGTACCCATTCTCCTTTCCAGCATGTGCACAAAG GAGACCTTTCCAGTCAAGGACACCTCGCAACGGCTCTTATCATTGCCATGTCAACTATTTTCATAATGGCAATCGCTATTGTCCTGATCATCATGTTTTACATTGTGAAAACGAAAACTTCGGCTCAAG CTTGCTGTACCAGCCATTCCGTGAAGACCGTAGAAGCCCAGGCCAATATGCAGGGAGAAAAAAAAGAAGTACAAG aaaATGTGGTGATTTTCTCAGAGAAAGATGAGTTTGGAAAATTAACTGCAACTCCAGCGAAGGTTGTCAAGAG tgaaAATGATGCTTCTTCAGAGAATGAGAGGCTTTTAAGTCGTAGTATGGACAGCGACGAAGAAGCTGCGATTGACAAGCAAGGGACGCCGGAATTGTGCTTGTTGTCCCTCGTCCATTTGGCCAGAGATAAATCTTCCACAAACAACAAATCCACTGGC atACAAAGCCGGCGGAAAAAGATACTTGATCTGTATGCCAACGTATGCAGCGTTGCAGAAG GCCTCAGTCCCACAGAGCTCCCGTTCGACTGTCTGGAGAAGACCAGCAGGATGCTCAGCTCCACGTACAACACCGAAAAAGCCATTGTGAAGACCTGGCGCCACCTCGCCGAGAGCTTTGGACTGAAGCGTGACGAAATAGGTGGCATGACCGACGGCATGCAGCTCTTTGACCGCATCAGCACAGCAGGCTACAGCATTCCAGAACTGCTAACAAAACTAGTGCAGATTGAGAGGCTAGATGCCGTGGAGTCCCTTTGCGCGGATATCTTGGAGTGGGCCCAAGAGATACCTAAACCTGATCCGGTGGTGGCCTCGTGA